In Prunus dulcis chromosome 1, ALMONDv2, whole genome shotgun sequence, the following are encoded in one genomic region:
- the LOC117615004 gene encoding uncharacterized protein LOC117615004: MRIVKKGASLLVLEEPILFTTFQKIHLKRSPPTLHPGSATEKVGPCEPTRKFISIAQIVKAAPPKRFSTPSFTSFKGASNPESHLKHFKSLVILYKAEDALMCKVFAMTLQGAAQDWFHTLPSRSISSFKELAYAFTKGYTSYRTIKKNLDHLYNSRKKPDESFRDYLKGFKVEKANIIECDDRISSSIFKKALPAEHNLYHELTITPSQTLAEVFAATESYVLWDNDRIVTKKSNEQEDQPTKRADQRSDRLGSRDRQMQVAPTRRRFDKGEPH, encoded by the exons ATGAGGATCGTAAAGAAAGGTGCTTCGCTGCTCGTTCTGGAAGAACCAATTCTCTTCACCACATTTCAGAAAATCCATCTCAAGCGCAGTCCACCAACACTCCACCCAGGCAGCGCAACTGAGAAGGTCGGCCCCTGCGAACCAACGAGGAAGTTTATCAGCATCGCCCAAATCGTGAAG GCAGCTCCTCCAAAACGATTCTCAACGCCCTCTTTCACAAGCTTCAAAGGGGCTTCCAATCCCGAAAGCCATCTGAAGCATTTCAAAAGTCTTGTGATCCTCTACAAGGCGGAAGACGCGTTAATGTGCAAGGTATTTGCAATGACTTTGCAAGGAGCAGCTCAGGACTGGTTCCATACCCTGCCTTCCAGGTCAATcagcagcttcaaggagctTGCTTATGCCTTCACCAAAGGATACACTTCTTACCGGACAATCAAGAAGAACCTTGACCACCTGTATAACTCGCGCAAGAAGCCCGATGAATCCTTTCGAGATTACTTAAAAGGATTCAAAGTAGAAAAGGCCAACATCATAGAGTGCGATGATCGAATCTCATCCTCTATATTCAAGAAAGCTCTTCCAGCTGAACACAACTTATACCACGAGCTGACTATCACTCCCAGCCAGACTCTGGCAGAGGTCTTCGCCGCCACAGAATCTTACGTGCTTTGGGATAACGATCGAATCGTAACGAAGAAATCCAATGAGCAGGAAGATCAGCCGACCAAGCGGGCAGACCAAAGAAGCGACAGGCTTGGCAGCAGGGACAGACAAATGCAGGTCGCGCCCACAAGGAGACGCTTTGACAAAGGAGAACCACACTAA
- the LOC117615769 gene encoding UDP-glycosyltransferase 92A1-like: protein MEGQEHIVMLPFMAQGHLIPFLALARKIQQRTGFTITIASTTLNIQYLSATIASTSNSQSDSNIHLAELSFCSTDHGLPPNAESTEDLPLSKIGDFVAASTSLEAPAHRLILDIIAKEGRPPLCIVSDMYFGWAANLANNLSTVHVTFTTGGAYGSAALVSIWLSLPHRCTASDEFPVPGFPESYLFQISQLNPYLKAADGKDSGSRIFQPQISLSTKSFGWLCSTVEAIEPFGLEILRNYLRLPVWSVGPLLPTDALKNSSTLDSSVSRQRAGKELGIPAETCLKWLDSHGSDSVIYISFGSQNTISATQMMELAIALEESGRPFIWVIRPPVGYDMKGEFRAEWLPQGFEDRMSKRKQGLLVHNWAPQLEILSHKSTSVFVSHCGWNSVMESLSQGVPIIGWPLGAEQAFNSKMLVEEMGVSVELTRGGQSDIARKEVKRLIDLVMDKSGKGGEMREKACEIKEQIRAAIREEAEDKGSFVKAMDDFVATILSTRQGL, encoded by the coding sequence ATGGAAGGCCAAGAGCACATTGTGATGCTGCCATTTATGGCTCAAGGCCATCTCATACCATTCCTTGCACTGGCAAGGAAAATCCAACAAAGAACAGGATTCACAATCACCATTGCCAGCACCACCCTCAACATCCAATACCTCAGTGCAACCATTGcctcaacctcaaactctCAATCGGACTCCAACATCCATTTGGCTGAGCTTTCATTCTGCAGTACAGACCATGGCTTGCCCCCGAACGCCGAGAGCACGGAGGACTTGCCTCTAAGCAAAATAGGAGATTTTGTTGCTGCATCAACAAGTCTTGAAGCTCCTGCTCACCGCCTAATCTTGGATATCATCGCAAAAGAAGGCCGCCCACCACTTTGTATTGTCTCTGATATGTATTTTGGATGGGCAGCTAATCTTGCAAACAACTTAAGCACTGTGCATGTGACTTTCACTACAGGTGGTGCCTATGGCTCTGCAGCCTTGGTGTCTATTTGGCTTAGCCTCCCACACCGTTGTACAGCTTCAGATGAGTTCCCAGTGCCGGGGTTTCCAGAGAGTTATCTTTTTCAAATCTCTCAGTTGAATCCATATTTAAAAGCTGCAGACGGTAAAGATTCTGGCTCTAGAATTTTTCAGCCCCAGATTTCACTTTCTACTAAATCTTTTGGTTGGCTGTGTAGTACTGTTGAGGCAATTGAGCCCTTTGGATTGGAGATCTTGAGGAATTACTTGAGGCTTCCTGTTTGGTCCGTTGGACCTCTTCTTCCTACAGATGCACTAAAGAACTCATCGACTTTGGATTCAAGTGTTTCAAGGCAACGTGCAGGAAAAGAGTTGGGCATACCTGCCGAAACATGCCTTAAATGGCTCGATTCGCATGGTTCGGATTCTGTTATCTACATCTCATTTGGTTCCCAGAACACTATCAGCGCCACCCAAATGATGGAGCTGGCTATTGCTTTAGAAGAAAGTGGAAGGCCTTTTATTTGGGTCATAAGACCTCCTGTGGGATATGACATGAAGGGAGAGTTCAGGGCAGAGTGGTTGCCCCAAGGATTCGAAGATCGAAtgagcaaaagaaaacaagggtTGTTGGTGCACAACTGGGCACCGCAGTTGGAGATTTTGTCACACAAGTCCACAAGTGTGTTTGTTAGCCATTGTGGATGGAATTCAGTGATGGAGAGCTTAAGCCAGGGCGTGCCAATTATAGGGTGGCCATTGGGAGCAGAGCAGGCATTTAATTCAAAGATGTTGGTGGAGGAGATGGGTGTGAGTGTGGAGCTGACAAGGGGAGGGCAGAGTGATATTGCTCGGAAGGAGGTGAAGAGACTGATAGATTTGGTAATGGACAAAAGTGGCAAAGGAGGAGAAATGAGGGAAAAGGCTTGTGAAATTAAGGAGCAGATAAGAGCAGCAATAAGAGAGGAGGCTGAAGACAAGGGATCTTTTGTTAAGGCAATGGATGATTTTGTTGCTACCATTCTATCAACCAGACAAGgattataa